One window of Ictalurus punctatus breed USDA103 chromosome 22, Coco_2.0, whole genome shotgun sequence genomic DNA carries:
- the LOC108261331 gene encoding uncharacterized protein LOC108261331 isoform X1 → MVRFETVFLCAMGFISETLCSLTLEAEAGDNVTIWCQHDLKHPEPIFWYKHTCDSVPLLLACKRYLVSAPSQNCLFFTESERIVMSVHEKNTSLTITAVTVSDTGLYYCSFMKQNKVNFRNSTSLQVKGVNKTFSKNPDRGKGSDSSAVFFMLNAVFGAVIVILLGVLIFIILKHRKTHGGVEAEDNEFSEKILKRRCDEVEYSYVVYSSVSQ, encoded by the exons ATGGTTCGGTTTGAaactgtgtttctctgtgccaTGG GTTTTATCTCAGAGACTCTGTGCTCTTTAACTTTGGAGGCAGAAGCTGGAGATAACGTCACTATTTGGTGCCAACATGACCTGAAACATCCAGAACCAATATTCTGGTATAAACACACGTGTGATTCAGTTCCACTTCTTCTTGCGTGTAAACGTTATTTGGTATCAGCTCCATCACAGAATTGCTTGTTCTTTACTGAAAGTGAGAGAATAGTGATGTCTGTTCATGAAAAGAACACGTCTCTCACAATCACTGCAGTAACCGTCTCTGATACAGGACTGTATTACTGCAGCttcatgaaacagaataaaGTGAACTTTAGAAACTCGACCTCTTTACAAGTGAAAG gtgtaaataaaacattttctaagAACCCGGACAGAGGAAAAG GTTCAGACTCTTCTGCTGTGTTCTTCATGCTGAATGCGGTGTTTGGTGCCGTGATTGTGATTCTTCTCGGTGTCCTGATCTTCATCATACTGAAACACAGAAAAACTCATGGAG GTGTTGAGGCAGAAGATAATGAG TTCTCTGAGAAGATACTGAAGAGGAgatgtgatgaagtggagtatTCATATGTTGTATATTCTTCTGTCAGTCAGTAA
- the LOC108261331 gene encoding uncharacterized protein LOC108261331 isoform X2, translating to MVRFETVFLCAMGFISETLCSLTLEAEAGDNVTIWCQHDLKHPEPIFWYKHTCDSVPLLLACKRYLVSAPSQNCLFFTESERIVMSVHEKNTSLTITAVTVSDTGLYYCSFMKQNKVNFRNSTSLQVKGVNKTFSKNPDRGKGSDSSAVFFMLNAVFGAVIVILLGVLIFIILKHRKTHGVL from the exons ATGGTTCGGTTTGAaactgtgtttctctgtgccaTGG GTTTTATCTCAGAGACTCTGTGCTCTTTAACTTTGGAGGCAGAAGCTGGAGATAACGTCACTATTTGGTGCCAACATGACCTGAAACATCCAGAACCAATATTCTGGTATAAACACACGTGTGATTCAGTTCCACTTCTTCTTGCGTGTAAACGTTATTTGGTATCAGCTCCATCACAGAATTGCTTGTTCTTTACTGAAAGTGAGAGAATAGTGATGTCTGTTCATGAAAAGAACACGTCTCTCACAATCACTGCAGTAACCGTCTCTGATACAGGACTGTATTACTGCAGCttcatgaaacagaataaaGTGAACTTTAGAAACTCGACCTCTTTACAAGTGAAAG gtgtaaataaaacattttctaagAACCCGGACAGAGGAAAAG GTTCAGACTCTTCTGCTGTGTTCTTCATGCTGAATGCGGTGTTTGGTGCCGTGATTGTGATTCTTCTCGGTGTCCTGATCTTCATCATACTGAAACACAGAAAAACTCATGGAG TTCTCTGA
- the LOC108255567 gene encoding BOLA class I histocompatibility antigen, alpha chain BL3-7 isoform X22, producing MKILLFLVFEVHLAAAVTHTLQVFYTGVTPGINFPEFTALSQLDGVQYEYYDSKIRKKIPKTEWIKKIDADDPDYWNTYTQVLQENEEIFKFNVDTLMQRFNHTTGVHTVQVMYGCERDYDGTIKGYSQYGYDGEDYLSFDLKTLTWIAPTSQALITKNKWDNYPGYNIQWKNYLEKECIEWINRHLSYGKETLERKVRPTASVFQKHSSSPELVCHATGFFPKTVMITWRKDGEDVHEGVDLGETLPNQDGSFQKRSVLTVSAEDLQKHTYTCVIQHSSLEKEIVLPVSERRILNPGGGSDGGSGEGSGGGSYGGSDGGSDGGSGGGSYGGSYGGSDGGSDGGSGGGSYGGSDGGSGGGSGGGSGGGSASLFQEQAASPEVVCHATSFFPKTVMITWQKDGEDVHEDVDLRETLPNQDGSFQKRSILTVSAEDLQKHTYTCVIQHSSLEKEMVLPVSERRILNPELGSGGGSDGGSGGAPISIIVAVVVALVALVVIVGIVVWKKNNLGFSSVPPTSTSSSEGDSSSKYS from the exons ATGAAGATTCTGCTTTTCCTCGTGTTTGAGGTTCATCTTGCAGCAGCAG tcacacacactctgcaggtCTTCTACACTGGAGTCACACCAGGAATAAATTTCCCAGAATTCACTGCTCTCAGTCAGCTGGATGGAGTGCAGTATGAGTACTATGACAGCAAGATCAGAAAGAAGATCCCAAAGACGGAGTGGATAAAGAAGATCGACGCTGATGATCCAGATTACtggaacacatacacacaggtgcTGCAGGAAAATGAGGAGATCTTCAAATTCAATGTGGATACACTGATGCAGCGCTTTAATCACACTACAG gagttcACACAGTGCAGGTGATGTACGGCTGTGAGCGTGACTATGATGGCACCATTAAAGGATATAGTCAGTACGGTTATGATGGAGAAGATTATCTCAGTTTTGATCTGAAAACTCTCACCTGGATCGCTCCGACATCTCAAGCTCTGATCACCAAGAACAAGTGGGATAATTATCCTGGTTATAATATACAGTGGAAGAACTACCTGGAGAAAGAGTGTATTGAGTGGATAAACAGACACCTGTCTTATGGCAAAGAGACTCTGGAGAGGAAAG TTCGTCCTACAGCGTCAGTGTTCCAGAAACACTCGTCTTCTCCAGAGCTGGTGTGTCATGCTACAGGTTTCTTCCCCAAAACAGTGATGATCACCTGGAGGAAGGACGGAGAAGACGTGCATGAGGGCGTGGATCTCGGAGAGACGTTACCCAACCAGGATGGAAGCTTCCAGAAGAGAAGCGTTCTGACAGTCTCAGCTGAGGATCTGcagaaacacacctacacatgcGTGATTCAGCACAGCAGCTTGGAGAAGGAGATAGTGCTGCCTGTGAGCGAGCGCCGAATCCTGAATCCTG GTGGAGGATCAGATGGAGGATCAGGTGAAGGATCAGGTGGAGGATCATATGGAGGATCAGATGGAGGATCAGATGGAGGATCAGGTGGAGGATCATATGGAGGATCATATGGAGGATCAGATGGAGGATCAGATGGAGGATCAGGTGGAGGATCATATGGAGGATCAGATGGAGGATCAGGTGGAGGATCAGGTGGAGGATCAGGTGGAGGATCAG CGTCACTATTCCAGGAACAAGCCGCCTCTCCAGAGGTGGTGTGTCATGCTACAAGTTTCTTCCCCAAAACAGTGATGATCACCTGGCAGAAGGACGGAGAGGACGTGCATGAGGACGTGGATCTCAGAGAGACGTTACCCAACCAGGATGGAAGCTTCCAGAAGAGAAGCATTCTGACAGTCTCAGCTGAGGATCTGCagaaacacacctacacctgcGTGATTCAGCACAGCAGCTTGGAGAAGGAGATGGTGCTGCCTGTGAGCGAGCGCCGAATCCTGAATCCTG AACTAGGATCAGGTGGAGGATCAGATGGAGGATCAGGTGGAGCTCCGATCAGTATCATCGTTGCTGTAGTTGTGGCTCTCGTTGCTCTCGTTGTCATTGTTGGAATTGTGGTCTGGAAGAAGAACAACTTAg GCTTCTCGTCTGTTCCACCAACCTCCACGAGCT CCTCTGAAGGAGATTCTTCCTCCAAGTACTCTTAA